From a single Nicotiana tabacum cultivar K326 chromosome 8, ASM71507v2, whole genome shotgun sequence genomic region:
- the LOC107787099 gene encoding transmembrane 9 superfamily member 11-like, with translation MDFFDKLKNWILVYSLFLQCARGFYLPGSFPHKYNIGDQLSVKVNSLTSIDTEIPYGYYSLPFCKPLEGVKDSAENLGELLMGDRIENSPYRFKMHVNESEIFLCQTNALSADEFKVLKERIDEMYQVNLILDNLPAIRYMNKDGYFLRWTGYPVGIKVKDVYYVFNHLKFTVLVHKYEKSTVPGVIGDGDGAELITTDDKSITDTPSYMVVGFEVVPCSFQHTTDLLKNLKPYDKFPSPINCDPATVAVMIQEGKPLVFSYEVNFVESDIKWPSRWDAYLKMEGSKVHWFSILNSMMVITFLAGIVLIIFLRTIRRDLARYEELDKEAQVQINEELSGWKLVVGDVFRVPENSTLLSMMVADGCRILGMAVVTILFAALGFMSPASRGTLITGMLLFYMFLGIIAGYVAVWLLKTLNAGNTNGWFSISWRVSFFFPGIAFLILTVLNFLLWGSHSTGAIPFTTYIVLLLLWFCISMPLTLIGGYIGTQAPHLEYPCRSNQIPREIPANRFPTWLLVIGAGTLPFGTLFIELFFIMSSIWLGRVYYVFGFLLVVLILLVVVCAEVSLVLTYMHLCMEDWRWWWKSYFASGSVAIYIFFYSINYLVFDLKSLSGPVSAMLYLGYSLLMALAVMLATGAIGFLTSFFFLHRLFSSVKID, from the coding sequence ATGGATTTCTTTGATAAATTAAAGAATTGGATATTGGTTTATAGCTTGTTTCTTCAATGCGCTCGTGGATTTTATTTACCTGGTAGTTTCCCACACAAATATAATATTGGTGATCAATTATCCGTTAAAGTGAATTCCTTGACATCAATTGATACAGAAATACCTTATGGATATTATAGCTTACCTTTTTGTAAACCTTTAGAAGGTGTTAAGGATAGTGCTGAAAATTTAGGTGAGCTTCTTATGGGAGACAGAATTGAAAACTCACCTTATAGATTCAAGATGCACGTAAACGAAAGTGAAATATTTTTGTGTCAAACAAATGCATTATCAGCTGATGAATTCAAGGTTTTGAAAGAAAGGATTGATGAAATGTATCAAGTGAATCTGATTCTTGATAATCTTCCTGCAATTCGGTATATGAACAAAGATGGTTATTTTCTCAGGTGGACGGGTTATCCGGTTGGTATTAAGGTTAaggatgtgtattatgtgttcaACCATTTGAAATTCACTGTGTTAGTTCACAAGTATGAGAAGAGTACTGTGCCAGGTGTGATTGGAGATGGAGATGGTGCTGAGTTAATTACAACGGACGATAAGTCTATCACAGATACACCAAGTTATATGGTTGTTGGATTTGAAGTTGTCCCCTGTAGTTTTCAACATACCACAGATTTGCTTAAGAATCTAAAACCATATGATAAGTTTCCTTCACCAATTAATTGTGACCCGGCAACAGTAGCCGTGATGATTCAAGAAGGCAAACCATTGGTATTTAGTTATGAGGTAAACTTTGTGGAGAGTGATATTAAGTGGCCATCAAGATGGGATGCATATTTGAAAATGGAAGGTTCAAAAGTTCATTGGTTTTCGATTCTTAATTCGATGATGGTTATAACATTCCTAGCAGGAATAGTGTTGATTATTTTCTTGAGGACTATTCGAAGAGATCTCGCTCGATATGAAGAGCTTGATAAAGAGGCTCAGGTTCAAATAAATGAGGAATTATCAGGATGGAAACTTGTTGTTGGCGATGTCTTTAGAGTTCCAGAGAACTCGACACTCCTTAGTATGATGGTTGCTGATGGATGTCGTATTTTAGGAATGGCAGTCGTGACAATATTATTCGCGGCTCTTGGATTTATGTCTCCAGCCTCTCGCGGCACACTTATTACTGGCATGCTTTTGTTCTATATGTTCTTAGGTATAATTGCTGGTTATGTTGCTGTTTGGCTTTTGAAGACACTGAATGCTGGTAATACCAATGGATGGTTTTCAATTTCCTGGAGagtttctttcttctttcctggAATTGCATTTCTTATACTAACTGTTCTGAATTTCCTCTTATGGGGAAGTCATAGCACTGGTGCAATTCCTTTCACTACATACATTGTTCTGTTATTACTGTGGTTTTGCATTTCTATGCCTCTTACACTCATAGGTGGATATATTGGAACACAGGCTCCACATCTCGAGTATCCTTGTCGTAGCAATCAAATTCCTCGCGAAATCCCAGCAAATAGATTTCCTACTTGGTTGCTGGTAATTGGAGCAGGAACACTTCCATTTGGAACTCTATTCATTGAACTCTTCTTCATCATGTCTAGCATATGGCTCGGTCGTGTTTACTATGTGTTTGGGTTTCTATTGGTGGTACTGATCCTACTAGTGGTGGTTTGTGCTGAAGTTTCTTTGGTCTTGACTTACATGCATTTGTGTATGGAAGATTGGAGATGGTGGTGGAAATCATACTTTGCATCTGGCTCTGTCGCGATCTACATATTCTTCTACTCCATCAACTATCTTGTTTTCGATCTCAAGAGCCTCAGTGGACCTGTCTCGGCCATGCTCTACTTAGGTTACTCGCTTTTAATGGCTCTTGCTGTTATGCtagcaactggagctataggttTCTTGACGTCTTTCTTCTTCCTGCATCGTCTCTTCTCTTCAGTAAAAATTGACTGA
- the LOC142163049 gene encoding uncharacterized protein LOC142163049, producing the protein MAVDIRQLQLQVFGDSKLVINQILGSYKVKKPELVPYHKYAQRLVSWLGEVTIQHVTRKENKRVDALAALASILSLPDQTQVTVCQIWVVPPPNDYEEEESEVEHIASVLEVEIEDWRQPLIDYLCYGILPENPRRKIEIRRRAPRFLYYKNTLYRQSFDGVLLRCLGANKSLQAL; encoded by the coding sequence atggctgtgGATATCAGGCAATTACAATTACAAGTTTTTGGAGATTCCAAATTAGTGATCAATCAGATTTTGGGTAGTTATAAGGTCAAGAAGCCAGAGTTGGTTCCATATCACAAATATGCTCAAAGATTGGTAAGTTGGCTTGGAGAGGTAACTATTCAACACGTGACGAGAAAGGAAAATAAGAGAGTTGATGCATTAGCAGCCTTAGCTTCTATATTATCTTTGCCTGATCAGACACAAGTCACTGTTTGCCAAATATGGGTAGTTCCTCCACCAAATGACTATGAGGAAGAAGAAAGCGAAGTTGAGCATATTGCTTCCGTTCTTGAGGTTGAAATTGAAGATTGGCGACAACCGTTAATTGATTATCTTTGTTATGGGATATTACCGGAAAATCCCCGAAGAAAGATAGAAATCCGAAGGAGAGCCCCTCGTTTTCTTTATTATAAGAATACACTTTACAGACAATCATTTGATGGAGTACTCCTACGTTGTTTGGGGGCTAATAAATCCCTTCAAGCCCTGTAA